The following proteins are encoded in a genomic region of Comamonas resistens:
- a CDS encoding vWA domain-containing protein has product MVNTQLFQTRRGALATATNTINHEGAGAYAYSPRHQLAQMAVTGCLSQTFYAGGQDQLDQLANLVLTVDSRFTAQTAIYARQRGYMKDMPAALAATLAVWDTALLAQVFGRVIDNGKMLRNFVQIVRSGAMGRKSLGSAPKKLVQNWLLNASEKQLLSAAVGNQPSLADVVKMVHPKPQEAWRAAWFAWLIGKPFDEAALPPVTQAFERFKRDAAQGLVSSELPEVPFQMLTALELNARQWAQIARNGSWQMVRQNLNTFARHGVFEIQGMTDLIARKLGDASAVAKARAMPYQLLSAYQAAGEQVPALVRDALQDAMEHAIANVPRFAGAVVVCPDVSGSMQSPVTGYRAGATTAVRCIDVAGLMAAAVLRKNSTARVLPFEQKVVKLQLNSRDSVMTNAHKLAKIGGGGTNCSAPLKQLADEKTQVDMVILVSDNESWVDGVRRGATETMLQWGRIKQRNPDARLVCIDMQPYGTTQTMERTDILNVGGFSDAVFDVVASFAEGKLGADHWVGEIEKIAIEAQ; this is encoded by the coding sequence ATGGTCAACACGCAACTGTTTCAAACCCGCCGCGGCGCACTGGCTACGGCCACCAACACGATCAACCATGAAGGCGCTGGCGCCTATGCGTACAGCCCCCGTCACCAGTTGGCCCAGATGGCCGTGACCGGCTGCCTGAGCCAGACTTTCTATGCAGGCGGCCAGGATCAGCTCGACCAGCTGGCCAATCTGGTGCTGACGGTGGACAGCCGCTTTACGGCACAGACGGCGATCTATGCCCGCCAGCGCGGCTATATGAAGGACATGCCTGCCGCTCTGGCTGCAACCCTTGCCGTATGGGATACCGCGCTGCTGGCCCAGGTGTTTGGCCGCGTGATCGACAACGGCAAGATGCTGCGCAACTTTGTACAGATCGTGCGCAGCGGCGCCATGGGTCGCAAGTCCCTGGGCTCTGCCCCCAAGAAGCTGGTGCAGAACTGGCTGCTGAACGCTAGCGAAAAGCAGCTGCTCAGCGCAGCCGTGGGCAACCAGCCCTCGCTGGCCGATGTGGTGAAGATGGTTCACCCCAAGCCTCAGGAGGCCTGGCGTGCAGCCTGGTTTGCCTGGCTGATCGGCAAGCCTTTTGATGAGGCGGCGCTGCCACCCGTCACCCAGGCTTTTGAACGCTTCAAGCGTGATGCTGCCCAGGGCCTGGTGAGTTCCGAGCTGCCTGAAGTACCGTTTCAGATGCTGACCGCACTGGAGCTGAACGCCCGGCAATGGGCGCAGATTGCCCGCAACGGCTCATGGCAGATGGTGCGTCAGAACCTCAACACCTTTGCACGCCATGGCGTGTTCGAGATCCAGGGGATGACGGATCTGATCGCCCGCAAGCTGGGAGACGCCAGCGCCGTGGCCAAGGCCCGCGCCATGCCCTACCAGTTGCTGTCGGCCTACCAGGCTGCTGGCGAGCAGGTGCCCGCCCTGGTGCGTGATGCCTTGCAGGACGCCATGGAGCACGCAATTGCCAATGTGCCCCGCTTTGCGGGCGCCGTGGTGGTATGCCCCGATGTCTCCGGCTCCATGCAAAGCCCTGTGACTGGCTACCGTGCAGGCGCCACCACGGCAGTGCGCTGCATCGACGTGGCAGGCCTGATGGCCGCCGCCGTGCTGCGCAAGAACAGCACGGCACGCGTGCTGCCTTTCGAGCAGAAGGTGGTGAAGCTGCAGCTCAACAGCCGCGACTCGGTGATGACCAACGCCCACAAGCTGGCAAAGATCGGCGGCGGAGGCACCAACTGCAGCGCACCTTTGAAGCAGCTGGCCGATGAGAAGACGCAGGTGGATATGGTGATTCTGGTCTCGGACAACGAGTCCTGGGTCGATGGTGTGCGCCGCGGTGCCACCGAGACCATGTTGCAGTGGGGGCGCATCAAGCAGCGCAACCCCGATGCCAGGCTGGTATGCATCGATATGCAGCCCTACGGCACGACGCAGACGATGGAGCGCACCGATATCTTGAATGTCGGCGGCTTCAGCGATGCGGTATTCGATGTGGTGGCGAGTTTTGCCGAAGGCAAGCTTGGCGCCGATCACTGGGTCGGCGAGATCGAGAAGATCGCGATCGAAGCCCAGTGA
- a CDS encoding RtcB family protein, which translates to MSEQNYQLLEVAGGVPVKMWTKGVPVEAEAQQQLANAARLPIVFKHIAAMPDVHLGIGATIGSVIPTVKAIIPAAVGVDIGCGMMAAKTTLRAEDLPDSLATLRSAIEKAVPHGSAPKSRGRDPGAWENPPDLVDQKWATLADEFDALCELHPRLEKTNNRKHLGTLGTGNHFVEVCLDEVGFVWFMLHSGSRGVGNAIGNHFIELAKKDAELHQRNLPDQDLAYFEEGARYFGDYVRAVSWAQKFAMSNREVMMANLIATVRQLIAKPFEAHVEAVNCHHNYVQKEHHFGEDVFVTRKGAVSARRGEMGIIPGSMGARSYIVRGLGNPESFESCSHGAGRVMSRTKAKKLYSVADQIKATEGVECRKDEGVIDEIPMAYKDIDAVMAAQKDLVEVVHTLKQVICVKG; encoded by the coding sequence ATGTCCGAACAGAATTACCAACTGCTGGAAGTCGCCGGCGGCGTGCCCGTCAAGATGTGGACCAAGGGCGTGCCCGTAGAGGCCGAGGCCCAGCAACAACTGGCCAACGCCGCGCGCCTGCCCATTGTTTTCAAACATATCGCCGCCATGCCCGATGTGCACCTGGGCATAGGTGCCACCATCGGCTCGGTGATTCCCACGGTCAAGGCCATCATCCCCGCTGCCGTCGGCGTGGACATCGGCTGCGGCATGATGGCCGCCAAGACCACGCTGCGAGCCGAAGACCTGCCCGACAGCCTGGCCACGCTGCGCTCGGCCATCGAGAAAGCCGTGCCCCACGGCTCGGCACCCAAAAGCCGGGGCCGTGATCCTGGCGCCTGGGAGAACCCTCCCGACCTGGTGGACCAGAAATGGGCCACGCTGGCGGACGAATTCGACGCGCTGTGCGAGCTGCACCCACGCCTGGAAAAGACCAATAACCGCAAGCACCTGGGAACCCTGGGAACCGGCAATCACTTTGTGGAAGTGTGCCTGGATGAGGTCGGCTTTGTCTGGTTCATGCTGCACTCGGGCTCGCGCGGAGTGGGCAATGCCATCGGCAATCATTTCATCGAACTGGCCAAGAAGGATGCCGAGCTGCACCAGCGCAATCTGCCCGACCAGGATCTGGCCTACTTCGAAGAGGGAGCCCGCTACTTTGGCGACTATGTGCGCGCCGTGTCCTGGGCGCAAAAGTTCGCCATGAGCAACCGCGAAGTGATGATGGCCAACCTGATCGCCACCGTGCGCCAGCTGATTGCCAAACCTTTCGAGGCCCATGTGGAGGCCGTGAACTGCCACCACAACTATGTGCAGAAGGAGCATCACTTTGGCGAGGACGTGTTCGTCACCCGCAAGGGTGCCGTGAGCGCCAGACGCGGCGAGATGGGCATCATCCCCGGCAGCATGGGCGCGCGCAGCTATATCGTGCGCGGCCTGGGCAACCCCGAGAGCTTTGAAAGCTGCAGCCACGGCGCAGGCCGTGTGATGAGCCGCACCAAGGCCAAGAAGCTGTACTCGGTAGCCGACCAGATCAAGGCCACCGAAGGCGTGGAATGCCGCAAGGACGAAGGCGTGATCGACGAGATTCCCATGGCCTACAAGGACATAGACGCCGTCATGGCCGCCCAGAAGGACCTAGTGGAAGTGGTCCATACCCTCAAGCAGGTGATCTGCGTCAAGGGTTAG
- a CDS encoding nucleotidyltransferase domain-containing protein, which yields MQTVEREFKLKESVLSAHPVSDAMRSAVQAQLEALEQKHDVTVLFACESGSRGWGFASPDSDYDVRFVYVHRLPWYLRTRSGRDVIELPVSAELDVSGWELRKALQLMQASNPVLLEWLRSPVVYCSVAAWVPRLRELALQSFSPVRGYHHYLSMARKTMKNHLRADSEVVKYKKYFYALRPLLAARWIRELGGVPPMRFAELATALLHDADLLAELNALLAVKMRAGEAATSAPWPRIQAFLQAELALAEQYAPQAKPLSAELVQATDAFLLDAVAHFNTQ from the coding sequence ATGCAAACCGTTGAGCGAGAATTCAAACTCAAAGAGAGCGTGCTGAGCGCGCACCCGGTATCCGATGCCATGCGCAGCGCCGTTCAGGCCCAGCTTGAGGCACTCGAGCAGAAGCACGATGTGACGGTGCTGTTTGCCTGCGAGTCAGGCAGCCGCGGCTGGGGCTTTGCCTCGCCCGACAGCGACTATGACGTGCGCTTTGTCTATGTGCACCGTCTGCCCTGGTATCTGCGCACACGCTCAGGCCGCGACGTGATAGAGCTGCCGGTGAGTGCCGAGCTGGACGTGAGCGGCTGGGAACTGCGCAAGGCGCTGCAGCTGATGCAGGCCTCCAACCCGGTGCTGCTGGAATGGCTGCGCTCACCCGTGGTCTATTGCAGCGTAGCGGCCTGGGTACCGCGCCTGCGCGAGCTGGCGCTGCAGAGCTTTTCACCGGTGCGCGGCTATCACCATTACCTGTCCATGGCGCGCAAGACCATGAAAAACCATCTGCGCGCGGACAGCGAAGTCGTGAAGTACAAAAAATACTTTTACGCACTCCGCCCCTTGCTGGCCGCGCGCTGGATACGCGAGCTCGGCGGCGTGCCGCCCATGCGCTTTGCCGAGCTGGCGACCGCGCTGCTGCATGATGCCGACCTGCTGGCCGAGCTCAACGCCCTGCTGGCGGTCAAGATGCGCGCCGGCGAAGCGGCCACCAGCGCACCCTGGCCTCGCATACAAGCCTTTCTGCAGGCCGAGCTGGCCCTGGCCGAGCAATATGCGCCGCAGGCCAAGCCGCTGAGCGCCGAGCTTGTACAAGCCACCGATGCTTTTTTGCTCGATGCCGTAGCGCATTTCAACACTCAATAA
- the rtcA gene encoding RNA 3'-terminal phosphate cyclase, protein MMEIDGSQGEGGGQILRSALALSMCTGQAFKLTRIRAGRAKPGLMRQHLTCVNAAAEISGAQVDGAELNSQSLQFTPGVVRAGSYAFNVASAGSCTLVFQTIWPALMLAAGESRVQLKGGTHNPMAPPFHFLERSYAPLLRRLGAPVQLALQRHGFYPAGGGEFEAVIGGASETLMPFDLNERGGLLEQYADCLAPALPSSIARRELNKLGTMMGWQPEQLRNAGVRQNEGPGNALLGTLVHEHVTEVFTEFGEKGVTAEAVATQLARDMRKYKLSQGALGPHLADQWALPLALAVHLRQQPASYSCTELTPHALSNFEVIQHFLPVSIRTEPLGNAHQVLLTPA, encoded by the coding sequence ATGATGGAAATCGACGGCTCCCAGGGCGAAGGCGGTGGCCAGATACTGCGCAGCGCATTGGCCCTGTCCATGTGCACGGGCCAGGCTTTCAAGCTGACCCGCATCCGCGCCGGCCGCGCCAAGCCCGGACTCATGCGCCAGCATCTGACCTGCGTGAATGCAGCCGCCGAAATCAGCGGCGCACAGGTAGACGGTGCAGAGCTGAACTCACAGTCGCTGCAGTTCACGCCCGGCGTCGTGCGCGCGGGCAGCTATGCCTTCAATGTAGCTTCGGCCGGTAGCTGCACGCTGGTATTTCAGACCATCTGGCCCGCTCTGATGCTCGCTGCGGGTGAAAGCCGCGTGCAGCTCAAGGGCGGCACGCACAACCCAATGGCTCCGCCATTCCATTTTCTGGAACGCAGCTACGCGCCACTGCTGCGCCGCCTGGGCGCGCCCGTGCAACTGGCACTGCAGCGCCATGGCTTCTACCCGGCTGGTGGCGGAGAGTTCGAGGCCGTGATCGGCGGCGCCAGCGAGACCTTGATGCCATTTGACCTCAATGAGCGCGGAGGCCTGCTGGAACAATATGCAGACTGCCTGGCTCCCGCCCTGCCTTCGTCAATTGCAAGGCGCGAGCTGAACAAGCTCGGAACCATGATGGGTTGGCAACCCGAGCAACTGCGCAATGCCGGCGTGCGCCAGAACGAAGGCCCGGGCAACGCCCTACTGGGTACGCTGGTGCACGAACATGTGACCGAGGTCTTCACCGAATTTGGCGAAAAGGGCGTGACGGCCGAAGCCGTGGCCACCCAGCTGGCACGCGATATGCGCAAATACAAGCTCAGCCAGGGCGCGCTGGGCCCGCATCTGGCCGACCAATGGGCGCTGCCGCTGGCGCTGGCCGTGCACCTGCGCCAGCAGCCCGCCAGTTATAGCTGCACGGAGCTGACACCCCATGCTTTGAGCAACTTCGAGGTCATCCAGCACTTTCTGCCTGTGAGCATCCGCACCGAGCCGCTGGGCAATGCCCACCAGGTGCTGCTCACACCAGCCTAG
- a CDS encoding NAD-dependent protein deacetylase has translation MLDTSINTRQRWLDWGLARKRLLVITGAGCSTEVGIPDYRDEDGAWKRPQPVTFQAFMGDEQVRKRYWARSMLGWRVMGQAQPGTAHKALALLEQKGCIELLLTQNVDGLHSAAGNQQTLDLHGRIDTVRCMDCGQRHARAHLQQCLLERNPLWARLYAAPAPDGDADLEHQDFDGFEVPACPHCGTGLLKPDVVFFGESVPRERVQAGLDAVARCDGVLIAGSSLMVYSGYRFALAAAGQEKSLVAVNQGRTRADELLDFKYAGDVGQALMELARLV, from the coding sequence ATGCTCGATACCTCGATCAATACCCGCCAGCGCTGGCTGGACTGGGGCCTAGCGCGCAAGCGTCTGTTGGTGATCACGGGCGCTGGCTGTAGCACCGAGGTCGGCATTCCCGATTACCGCGACGAGGACGGCGCCTGGAAGCGCCCCCAGCCCGTGACCTTTCAGGCCTTCATGGGTGACGAGCAGGTCAGAAAACGCTACTGGGCGCGCAGCATGCTGGGCTGGCGCGTCATGGGCCAGGCCCAGCCCGGCACGGCCCACAAGGCCCTGGCCCTGCTGGAGCAAAAAGGCTGCATCGAGCTGCTGCTGACACAGAATGTGGACGGGTTGCACAGCGCGGCCGGCAACCAGCAGACGCTGGATCTGCACGGCCGCATCGACACCGTGCGCTGCATGGACTGCGGTCAGCGCCATGCGCGTGCCCATCTGCAGCAGTGCCTGCTGGAGCGCAACCCGTTGTGGGCTCGCCTGTACGCGGCGCCAGCGCCCGACGGAGACGCGGACCTGGAACACCAGGATTTCGACGGTTTCGAGGTGCCGGCCTGCCCGCATTGCGGTACGGGTCTGCTCAAGCCCGATGTGGTGTTCTTCGGCGAGAGCGTGCCGCGCGAGCGCGTGCAGGCCGGCCTGGATGCCGTGGCGCGCTGCGACGGCGTGCTGATCGCGGGCTCCTCGCTGATGGTGTATTCGGGCTACCGCTTCGCGCTGGCCGCCGCAGGGCAGGAAAAGAGCCTGGTGGCCGTCAATCAGGGCAGAACTCGTGCCGACGAGCTGCTGGACTTCAAGTACGCTGGCGATGTGGGGCAGGCCCTGATGGAGCTGGCTAGGCTGGTGTGA
- the cls gene encoding cardiolipin synthase, giving the protein MDWIASQISHDGVKWWLSIGWSLYVVVVSIWILLQRSAPVATLSWLLSMAALPGLGLAIYYFFGPQRLKRQRIKRLRSRKRSKVRASMQRLRERMLDGDQRLHQVARLVAATSDFPVSSATGMRLLTGGAATFDAIAEAVRAARHHVHLEYYIYEPDQTGTALRDLLVEKARAGVTVRLLIDALGSKKLGRKFLQPLLDAGAQVARFHDTRIGRRLRPVINFRTHRKILVCDGLVGFTGGVNVTDEENERIRSDAYHDVHLHVQGPIVNWLQTVFMEDWAYALEKEPAQLAVDVDMEALLPDMPEGDIPMQVITSGPDSGLHAIYRAHLAAINAAEQRIWLTTPYFVPTEAALAALTNASLRGVDVQILVPKKSDSALVTGAARSYFDELIRSGVRVYEYEARMLHSKTLVVDENIAIIGTANFDYRSFFLNFEVCLIGYGPELNRHLARQFLSDLRQSHQVSYKSEKGLGRRLFSSAARLCSPLL; this is encoded by the coding sequence TTGGATTGGATAGCTTCCCAGATCAGCCACGACGGTGTGAAGTGGTGGCTGTCCATTGGCTGGTCGTTGTATGTGGTCGTGGTCAGCATCTGGATTTTGCTGCAGCGCAGTGCGCCGGTTGCCACGCTGAGCTGGCTGCTGTCCATGGCGGCGCTGCCCGGTCTGGGCCTGGCGATCTATTATTTTTTCGGGCCCCAGCGGCTGAAGCGCCAGCGCATCAAGCGGCTGCGCTCGCGCAAGCGCTCCAAGGTGAGGGCCAGCATGCAGAGGCTGCGTGAGCGCATGCTGGACGGGGATCAGCGGCTGCATCAGGTGGCACGGCTGGTGGCAGCGACCAGCGATTTTCCGGTCAGCAGCGCCACCGGCATGCGCCTGCTGACGGGCGGCGCCGCCACTTTCGATGCCATTGCCGAGGCGGTGCGGGCCGCCCGCCATCATGTGCATCTGGAGTACTACATCTACGAGCCGGACCAGACCGGTACGGCGTTGCGTGATCTGCTGGTGGAAAAGGCCCGAGCCGGCGTGACGGTGCGGTTGCTGATAGACGCCCTGGGCTCCAAGAAGCTGGGGCGCAAGTTTCTGCAGCCCCTGCTGGACGCCGGTGCCCAGGTGGCGCGCTTTCACGACACCAGGATCGGCCGGCGCCTGCGGCCTGTGATCAATTTTCGTACCCACCGCAAGATACTGGTCTGCGACGGACTGGTGGGCTTCACGGGGGGCGTCAACGTCACCGATGAGGAAAATGAGCGCATCCGCAGCGATGCCTACCACGACGTGCATTTGCATGTGCAAGGCCCCATCGTGAACTGGCTGCAGACGGTTTTCATGGAGGATTGGGCCTATGCGCTGGAGAAAGAGCCGGCTCAGCTTGCGGTCGATGTGGATATGGAAGCGCTGTTGCCAGACATGCCCGAAGGCGACATTCCCATGCAGGTCATCACTTCGGGGCCGGATAGCGGACTGCATGCCATTTACCGTGCCCATCTGGCGGCCATCAATGCGGCCGAGCAGCGAATCTGGCTGACCACGCCGTATTTTGTGCCCACCGAGGCCGCGCTGGCAGCGCTCACCAATGCCTCGTTGCGTGGCGTGGATGTGCAGATTCTTGTGCCCAAAAAGTCTGATTCGGCACTGGTGACGGGCGCTGCGCGCTCCTATTTTGATGAGCTGATCCGCAGCGGCGTGCGTGTCTACGAGTACGAAGCCCGCATGCTGCACTCCAAGACCCTGGTGGTGGACGAGAACATTGCCATCATCGGCACTGCCAATTTCGACTACCGCAGCTTCTTTCTCAATTTCGAGGTCTGTCTGATCGGCTACGGCCCCGAGCTGAACCGGCATCTGGCCCGCCAGTTCCTGAGCGATCTGCGGCAATCCCACCAGGTCTCCTACAAGAGCGAAAAAGGTCTGGGCCGACGGCTGTTCAGCTCGGCGGCGCGGCTATGCTCGCCACTGCTCTGA
- a CDS encoding helix-turn-helix transcriptional regulator, with the protein MTSDLIQTLSMARKAAHITQAELAQRAGLSRMAVQRTETGDVDPRFSTLQEMARVLDMDLIAVPTALRAQLQAFIQSGGKFLAQPQGADAPPSIVDKL; encoded by the coding sequence ATGACTTCCGATCTTATCCAAACCCTGTCCATGGCGCGCAAGGCTGCCCACATCACCCAGGCCGAGCTGGCCCAGCGCGCAGGCCTGTCGCGCATGGCCGTGCAGCGTACCGAAACCGGCGATGTGGACCCGCGCTTTTCCACGCTGCAGGAGATGGCGCGTGTGCTCGACATGGACCTGATTGCCGTGCCCACGGCCCTGCGTGCGCAGCTCCAGGCCTTCATACAGTCGGGCGGCAAGTTCCTGGCCCAGCCCCAGGGAGCCGATGCACCGCCCTCCATCGTCGACAAGCTTTAA
- a CDS encoding type II toxin-antitoxin system HipA family toxin, whose translation MTTAIRYLRLYMHRPAAQGGGRRGIGYLSQYGDILRISFDEDYIADSERPTLSLSYTGETEAATRQILASARDARLVRTDGRWPVYFQNLLPEGHNRERLAAERGCAPDDEFELLAAAGHDLMGALEVEPMPPQAGIPDTVRYWHTTQGLDVLEPGFVEFPVADAASLPGVVTKFSAVHNGRRYTVHRQGQAGSTILKLPTSRHPDLVVNEYMGYQLCEALGLHCARASILNRTEAELPEQVPFDTILAVARFDHLPGGERVHMEEFNQVLGYAPRQKYGRNHGTEPLRDWATMLRVLNRLSPEPVQDTREFLARMLAFMLMGNTDAHLKNWALIYPDGRHPRLAPVYDPVCVAAFFADAPPGQYAVNRAIDERLRHLDWDGLRALMQAGGLLRIPRHISLLKDLLRQAQALWPALLKDAPANMAAAISERLQGGMALTR comes from the coding sequence ATGACCACCGCCATCCGCTATCTGCGTCTGTACATGCACCGCCCCGCGGCCCAGGGTGGCGGGCGGCGCGGCATAGGCTATCTGTCCCAGTATGGCGACATATTGCGCATCTCGTTCGACGAGGACTACATAGCGGACAGCGAGCGCCCCACTCTTTCTCTGAGCTATACGGGCGAAACCGAGGCCGCGACGCGGCAGATCCTGGCGTCGGCACGCGATGCGCGCCTGGTGCGCACCGATGGCCGCTGGCCCGTGTACTTCCAGAACCTGCTGCCCGAAGGCCACAACCGCGAGCGACTGGCGGCCGAGCGCGGCTGCGCGCCCGACGACGAATTCGAGCTGCTGGCTGCCGCCGGCCACGACCTGATGGGCGCACTGGAGGTGGAACCCATGCCGCCGCAAGCCGGCATACCCGACACCGTGCGCTACTGGCACACCACGCAGGGGCTGGACGTGCTGGAGCCGGGCTTTGTGGAGTTTCCCGTGGCCGACGCGGCCTCCCTGCCCGGCGTGGTCACCAAGTTCAGCGCCGTGCACAACGGCCGGCGCTACACCGTTCACCGCCAGGGCCAGGCCGGCAGCACCATCCTCAAGCTGCCCACCAGCCGCCACCCCGATCTGGTGGTCAACGAATACATGGGCTACCAGCTGTGCGAAGCCCTGGGCTTGCACTGCGCCCGGGCCAGCATCTTGAACCGCACCGAGGCCGAGCTGCCCGAGCAGGTGCCGTTCGACACCATCCTGGCCGTGGCGCGCTTCGACCACCTGCCGGGCGGCGAGCGTGTCCATATGGAGGAATTCAACCAGGTGCTGGGCTATGCGCCGCGCCAGAAATACGGCCGCAACCATGGCACCGAGCCGCTGCGCGACTGGGCCACCATGCTGCGCGTGCTCAACCGGCTAAGCCCCGAGCCCGTGCAGGACACGCGCGAGTTCCTGGCCCGCATGCTGGCCTTCATGCTCATGGGCAATACCGATGCCCACCTGAAGAACTGGGCCCTGATCTACCCCGACGGCCGCCATCCGCGGCTGGCACCTGTCTACGATCCGGTCTGCGTGGCCGCTTTCTTCGCCGATGCGCCGCCCGGCCAGTATGCGGTCAACCGCGCCATCGACGAGCGACTGCGCCACCTTGACTGGGACGGGTTGCGCGCCCTGATGCAGGCCGGCGGGCTGTTGCGCATTCCGCGCCATATCAGCCTGCTCAAGGACCTGCTGCGCCAGGCCCAGGCGCTGTGGCCGGCGCTGCTCAAGGACGCACCGGCCAACATGGCTGCCGCCATCAGCGAGCGCCTGCAGGGCGGCATGGCGCTGACGCGCTAG